One genomic region from Doryrhamphus excisus isolate RoL2022-K1 chromosome 14, RoL_Dexc_1.0, whole genome shotgun sequence encodes:
- the LOC131101984 gene encoding protein disulfide-isomerase A3-like, translating into MAAAGRLLPAVTLAWALALPAIVSSRRDVLQLGDADFDYLATEHDTMLVKFYAPWCGHCKKLAPEFDKAATKLKGTVQLAKVDCTAHVDTCTRFGVTGYPTLKIFRNGRDSASYDGPRSAEGIYHYMKKQTGPDSVTVLTEEDLQTFVNHYDASIVGVFSGEESSRMSEFLKAAGLLRDQFRFAHTTQMNLSSPYGLHSEGVMLFRPPRLSSQFEDSVVIFQDFLTISSLRRFIRDHIFGLCPHMTLENKDRLRVRDLLTAYFQLDYKHNLRGSNYWRNRVMKVVSKYVGRGLTFSVANKKDFQSELEEDFGLGTSESGDLPLVTIRTKVGHKYTMREEFTRDGQSLDRFINDYFTNRLKRYIKSESVPERHSGAVQVVVAELFDAIVNDPTKDVFIQFYSPSCPHCKKLQPVYTQLAQMLSTDPTVVIAKMNAIANDVPPGYDVQGYPTFYLAAAGSKDQPVRYEGGRELGDFLRFLRREANHSASKQEL; encoded by the exons ATGGCGGCTGCCGGTCGGCTCCTTCCTGCCGTTACACTGGCGTGGGCTCTTGCTTTGCCGGCCATTGTGTCGTCTCGCAGAGATGTGCTCCAGCTCGGGGACGCAGACTTTGATTACCTAGCAACCGAGCACGACACGATGCTTGTCAAATTCTACGCTCCATG GTGCGGTCACTGTAAGAAATTAGCTCCAGAATTTGACAAAGCAGCGACCAAGCTAAAGGGGACTGTCCAATTAGCAAAG gtGGACTGTACAGCTCATGTTGACACATGTACTCGTTTTGGCGTGACTGGGTATCCAACACTGAAGATCTTCAGGAATGGGAGAGACTCTGCCTCCTATGACGGTCCTCGCTCTGCAG agggGATCTATCATTACATGAAGAAGCAGACAGGTCCGGACTCGGTCACCGTGTTGACTGAAGAAGACCTGCAGACCTTCGTCAATCACTACGATGCTTCAATCGTAG GTGTGTTCTCGGGTGAAGAAAGTTCTCGTATGTCTGAGTTCCTAAAAGCTGCAGGACTTCTGAGGGATCAGTTTCGATTTGCCCACACCACCCAAATGAACCTCTCTTCACCATATGGACTCCACTCAGA AGGTGTGATGTTGTTCAGACCTCCCAGATTGTCCAGTCAGTTTGAGGACAGCGTTGTaatttttcaagattttctGACCATCTCATCTCTGAGACGCTTCATCAGAGATCACAT ATTTGGACTTTGTCCACACATGACTTTGGAGAACAAAGATCGTTTGCGGGTTCGTGACCTCCTAACAGCGTATTTCCAGCTTGACTACAAACACAACCTGAGAGGTTCCAACTACTGGAGGAACCg AGtgatgaaggtggtgtccaAGTATGTGGGGCGGGGCCTGACCTTCTCAGTAGCCAACAAGAAAGATTTCCAGTCTGAGCTGGAGGAGGACTTTGGCCTGGGGACTTCAGAGAGTGGAGATCTGCCGCTTGTCACCATCCGGACCAAAGTGGGTCACAAGTACACCATGAGGGAGGAGTTCAC GAGGGACGGTCAGTCTCTGGACAGGTTTATCAACGATTACTTCACAAACCGACTGAAGCGTTATATCAAGTCCGAGTCAGTCCCAGAAAGGCATAGTGGTGCTGTTCAG GTGGTGGTAGCTGAGTTGTTTGACGCCATCGTTAACGACCCTACCAAAGATGTCTTCATCCAGTTCTATTCTCCATCCTGTCCACACTGCAAGAAACTCCAACCTGTTTATACCCAGCTGGCCCAGATG TTGTCTACAGATCCTACCGTCGTCATCGCCAAGATGAACGCCATTGCTAACGATGTGCCCCCCGGATATGACGTGCAGGG CTACCCCACCTTCTACTTGGCCGCCGCTGGCAGCAAGGACCAGCCCGTTCGATATGAG GGGGGACGAGAACTTGGAGACTTCCTGCGTTTCCTGCGGCGGgaggccaatcacagcgcatcCAAGCAGGAACTCTGA
- the LOC131101999 gene encoding protein JTB-like isoform X1 — MESSWRVPVACCRPRVLVLHAVFWGLVALRVFGAALLAEDKTAVVKPVDPPCWLLEEFVVTVECSQCSAFQTKTRLACSHTGYVERVNCTKSHRDEYKSCRSVVMEEHLFWKFEAAMMALTALSAIIVVTRQRWLDRLASEKVRRQIESI; from the exons ATGGAAAGCTCCTGGCGCGTCCCAGTGGCGTGTTGTCGGCCTCGAGTTCTGGTCCTGCACGCAGTGTTCTGGGGTCTAGTGGCCCTGAG GGTGTTTGGGGCGGCATTGCTGGCTGAAGACAAAACTGCGG TGGTCAAGCCTGTCGACCCCCCCTGCTGGCTGCTGGAGGAGTTTGTGGTCACGGTGGAGTGTTCTCAGTGTAGCGCTTTCCAGACG AAGACGAGGCTGGCCTGCAGCCACACGGGTTACGTGGAGCGGGTCAACTGTACCAAGTCCCACAGAGACGAGTACAAGAG CTGCCGCTCCGTTGTCATGGAAGAGCATCTCTTCTGGAAGTTTGAGGCGGCCATGATGGCCCTGACAGCGCTCTCCGCCATCATTGTGGTCACGCGCCAGCGGTGGCTAGATCGACTCGCCTCTGAGAAAGTCCGCCGACAGATTGAGTCAATCTAG
- the LOC131101999 gene encoding protein JTB-like isoform X2: protein MESSWRVPVACCRPRVLVLHAVFWGLVALRVFGAALLAEDKTAVVKPVDPPCWLLEEFVVTVECSQCSAFQTTRLACSHTGYVERVNCTKSHRDEYKSCRSVVMEEHLFWKFEAAMMALTALSAIIVVTRQRWLDRLASEKVRRQIESI from the exons ATGGAAAGCTCCTGGCGCGTCCCAGTGGCGTGTTGTCGGCCTCGAGTTCTGGTCCTGCACGCAGTGTTCTGGGGTCTAGTGGCCCTGAG GGTGTTTGGGGCGGCATTGCTGGCTGAAGACAAAACTGCGG TGGTCAAGCCTGTCGACCCCCCCTGCTGGCTGCTGGAGGAGTTTGTGGTCACGGTGGAGTGTTCTCAGTGTAGCGCTTTCCAGACG ACGAGGCTGGCCTGCAGCCACACGGGTTACGTGGAGCGGGTCAACTGTACCAAGTCCCACAGAGACGAGTACAAGAG CTGCCGCTCCGTTGTCATGGAAGAGCATCTCTTCTGGAAGTTTGAGGCGGCCATGATGGCCCTGACAGCGCTCTCCGCCATCATTGTGGTCACGCGCCAGCGGTGGCTAGATCGACTCGCCTCTGAGAAAGTCCGCCGACAGATTGAGTCAATCTAG
- the LOC131101989 gene encoding glycosylated lysosomal membrane protein-like, producing the protein MAAALRMCGVWIFLLFSAGSVSDALTRKLSVQLNPGAVAPPPGGDLLHVRAEGDNDTLHFLFCSQGAPTLLLVHTDVHYSSVSVNWPLFLSRNASGSLQVEPASSILSSGALVFSRLLEYDDINNTAEVTSDLFPPYELHNISWSGMQLSGASARLCGAVAGGSVCVHLSVFESEGRAEMWPRLRHTANSSQVEVWLDGLVPRTPQSRFFLELQAVGGAYPPNRVEVHRSIDDEFTPSIFKVSQWMSAIDSARERGFIQWKPVAYRHSPPTLEDVTPCRHSDPRPLAGVAVAAASSLVQAFFTTEEAYGLNVSFGLAGQPFYNSTKFLSWTALVGVGLPPADTFSPLVLAIMAVGLGAPLLILTAGGVFVYTRRRLAPLAPSYEPIN; encoded by the exons ATGGCGGCCGCCCTGCGGATGTGCGGCGTTTGGATCTTTCTACTTTTTTCTGCGGGTTCGGTCAGCGACGCTTTGACCAGAAAG CTTTCTGTGCAGTTGAATCCTGGCGCTGTGGCCCCGCCTCCCGGTGGAGACCTCCTGCACGTGAGAGCTGAAGGAGACAACGACACGCTTCACTTCCTTTTTTGCAGCCAGGGGGCGCCAACTCTGCTGCTGGTTCACACCGACGTGCATTATTCTTCTGTCTCG GTCAACTGGCCCCTTTTCTTGAGCCGCAATGCTAGCGGGAGCCTGCAGGTGGAGCCGGCCAGCAGCATTCTGTCCAGCGGGGCGCTGGTCTTCAGCCGG ctgtTGGAATATGACGACATCAACAACACAGCAgaagtgacctctgaccttttcCCGCCATATGAGCTGCACAACATCAGCTGGTCTGGCATGCAGCTGTCAGGGGCGTCGGCTAGGCTGTGCGGCGCCGTGGCTGGAGGTTCcgtttgtgtgcat CTTTCTGTGTTTGAGTCGGAGGGGCGTGCTGAGATGTGGCCCCGCCTACGCCATACAGCTAACTCCTCCCAGGTAGAGGTGTGGCTTGACGGCCTGGTCCCAAGGACGCCGCAATCACGCTTCTTTTTGGAGCTGCAAGCAGTGGGCGGAGCCTATCCCCCGAATAGGGTGGAGGTGCATCGATCCATCGACGACGAGTTCACGCCGTCCATATTTAAG GTGTCTCAGTGGATGTCTGCCATCGACAGCGCCCGTGAGCGGGGCTTCATCCAGTGGAAGCCGGTGGCATATCGGCACTCGCCGCCCACGCTGGAGGACGTGACACCGTGTCGTCACTCCGACCCGCGCCCACTGGCAGGtgtggcggtggcggcggcgtccAGCCTGGTGCAGGCGTTTTTCACGACGGAGGAAGCATACGGACTGAACGTGAGCTTCGGCCTGGCGGGGCAGCCGTTCTACAACAGCACCAAGTTCCTCAGCTG GACGGCGCTGGTGGGCGTCGGCCTTCCACCTGCCGACACCTTCTCCCCACTGGTCCTCGCCATCATGGCTGTGGGTCTCGGTGCGCCGCTTCTCATCCTCACGGCAGGCGGAGTCTTCGTCTACACGCGAAGGAGATTGGCACCCTTGGCGCCAAGCTACGAGCCAATCAACTGA
- the LOC131101982 gene encoding T-complex protein 1 subunit gamma, whose translation MLGQQVLVLNQNVKRESGRKVQTGNINAAKTIADVIRTCLGPRAMMKMLLDPTGGIVMTNDGNAILREIQVQHPAAKSMIEISRTQDEEVGDGTTSVIILAGEMLAVAEQFLEQQMHPTVIISAYRRALEDMLETLKEISIPVDTADRSMMLKIVHSAINTKALSRWSQLACGMALDAVVTVEMEDNGRKEIDIKKYAKVEKVPGGIIEDSCVLRGVMVNKDVTHARMRRAIKDPRIVLLDCSLEYKKGESQTDIEISKEEDFARILQMEEEYIQQMCEDIIRVKPDLVFTEKGVSDLAQHYLMKANITAIRRVRKTDNNRIARACGARIVSRTDELREEDVGMGAGLFEVKKIGDEYFTFITECKDPKACTILLRGASKEILAEVERNLQDAMQVCRNVMLEPFLLPGGGAVEMAVSKCLMERSRALVGVEQWPYRAVAQALEVIPRTLIQNCGASTIRVLTSLRAKHTQQDAAVWGVDGETGSLTDMAAAGIWEPLAVKAQTYKTAVETAILLLRIDDIVSGHKKKDKDEPMGGPGDQ comes from the exons ATGCTCGGCCAGCAGGTGCTCGTATTAA ATCAGAACGTGAAGAGAGAGTCGGGACGTAAAGTCCAGACGGGAAACATCAATGCTGCCAAG ACCATTGCTGATGTCATCAGGACATGTCTGGGACCCCGTGCCATGATGAAG ATGCTGCTTGACCCCACGGGAGGCATTGTCATGACCAATGATGGAAATGCCATTCTGCGAGAG ATCCAGGTGCAGCATCCCGCCGCTAAATCGATGATTGAGATCAGCCGGACGCAAGATGAGGAGGTGGGAGATGGAACCACGTCTGTCATCATCCTGG CTGGAGAGATGCTCGCGGTAGCGGAGCAGTTCCTGGAGCAGCAGATGCATCCGACTGTCATCATCAGTGCATACAGGCGAGCGTTGGAGGACATGTTGGAGACTTTGAAGGAGATCAG CATCCCTGTGGACACGGCGGATCGCTCCATGATGCTGAAAATCGTGCACTCGGCCATCAACACCAAAGCTCTGAGCCGCTGGTCGCAGCTGGCGTGCGGCATGGCGTTGGACGCCGTGGTCACCGTGGAGATGGAGGACAATGGCCGCAAGGAGATTGATATCAAGAAGTACGCCAAAGTGGAGAAG GTTCCAGGAGGGATCATCGAGGACTCGTGCGTGCTGAGAGGTGTGATGGTCAACAAGGACGTGACGCATGCACGCATGAGACGTGCCATCAAAGATCCTCGCATCGTCCTCTTGGACTGCTCGCTGGAGTACAAGAAGGGCGAGAGCCAG ACGGACATCGAGATCAGCAAGGAGGAAGACTTTGCCAGGATCCTGCAGATGGAGGAAGAATACATCCAGCAGATGTGTGAGGACATCATCCGCGTCAAACCTGACCTCGTCTTCACGGAGAAGGGTGTCTCAG ACCTGGCTCAGCACTACCTGATGAAGGCTAACATCACCGCCATTCGTCGTGTCAGGAAGACGGACAACAACCGCATCGCCAG GGCGTGCGGCGCTCGCATCGTCAGCCGCACCGATGAGCTGCGTGAGGAAGATGTCGGGATGGGGGCGGGGCTGTTTGAGGTGAAGAAGATTGGAGACGAGTACTTCACCTTCATCACAGAGTGCAAAGACCCCAAAGCCTGCACCATCCTCCTGAGAGGCGCCAGCAAGGAGATCCTCGCC GAGGTGGAGAGGAACCTGCAGGATGCCATGCAGGTGTGTCGGAATGTCATGCTGGAGCCCTTCCTGCTGCCTGGCGGCGGTGCTGTGGAGATGGCGGTGTCCAAGTGTCTGATGGAGCGTTCTCGTGCCCTGGTGGGCGTGGAGCAGTGGCCCTATCGGGCCGTGGCGCAGGCACTGGAGGTCATCCCCCGAACGCTCATCCAGAACTGCGGTGCCTCCACCATCCGCGTGCTGACCTCACTGAGG GCCAAGCACACCCAGCAGGACGCCGCTGTGTGGGGCGTGGACGGCGAGACGGGCTCCCTGACCGACATGGCGGCCGCAGGCATCTGGGAGCCGCTGGCTGTCAAAGCACAGACGTACAAGACGGCGGTGGAG ACCGCCATCTTGTTGCTGCGCATTGATGACATCGTGTCGGGGcacaaaaagaaagacaaggACGAGCCCATGGGAGGCCCTGGCGACCAATAA